A DNA window from Paenibacillus andongensis contains the following coding sequences:
- a CDS encoding UvrB/UvrC motif-containing protein, whose product MICQECGKRPATLHFTKIVNGDKNEFHICENCAREKGEMIPGTSNGFSIHNLLSGLLDFEPSSLSAAKSQAIRCESCGLTYSQFSKLGRFGCGSCYQSFSDKLDPLFKRVHGNIVHVGKVPKRSGGIIQCKREIDTLKKDMMTCIEQEEFEQAAKIRDQIREIEKKIAGM is encoded by the coding sequence AAACGACCGGCGACTCTTCATTTTACCAAGATTGTGAATGGAGACAAGAACGAGTTCCACATTTGTGAGAATTGCGCTCGTGAGAAGGGCGAAATGATTCCCGGAACATCCAACGGATTTTCGATTCACAATCTGTTATCAGGATTACTTGATTTCGAACCGTCATCTCTATCCGCTGCAAAGTCTCAGGCGATCCGTTGTGAGAGCTGTGGCCTTACGTATTCTCAGTTTAGTAAATTAGGACGGTTTGGTTGCGGATCCTGCTATCAAAGCTTTTCAGATAAGTTAGATCCTCTCTTTAAAAGGGTGCATGGCAATATCGTTCACGTTGGAAAAGTGCCCAAACGAAGTGGTGGCATCATCCAATGTAAGCGAGAAATTGATACGCTCAAGAAGGATATGATGACCTGTATCGAACAAGAAGAGTTCGAACAGGCAGCAAAGATTCGTGATCAAATTCGTGAAATTGAGAAGAAAATTGCGGGTATGTGA